One genomic window of Sphingopyxis sp. OPL5 includes the following:
- the fumC gene encoding class II fumarate hydratase, producing MSESRIESDSIGEIAVPADAYWGAQTERSRHNFAFPAHEQMPLPIVHALARIKRAAATVNRAHGLDAGISDAIVAAADKVIAGDHDDQFPLAIWQTGSGTQSNMNANEVIAGLANEVLAGRRGGKSPVHPNDHVNMGQSSNDSFPTAIHVAVAIETTKRLLPALATLTDALTAKVEAWADIVKIGRTHLQDATPLTLGQEFSSYVAQLIACRARIEGALVHNINKLAQGGTAVGTGLNAPAGFDVAIAAELARGTGIAFEPARNKFEALASNDGLVFFSGALNTLAVALTKIANDIRLLGSGPRAGLGELDLPANEPGSSIMPGKVNPTQCEMLTMVAAQVVGNHQAVTVGGLQGHLELNVFKPLIGSNVLRSIDLLAIGMAGFTEHCVIGLEPNRGRIDELMNRSLMLVTALAPEIGYDKAAKIAKHAHETGSTLREAALDLGYVDADTFDRVVDPRTMLGAEPTRPSGD from the coding sequence ATGAGCGAAAGTCGGATCGAAAGCGACAGCATCGGCGAGATCGCGGTTCCGGCGGACGCCTATTGGGGGGCGCAGACCGAACGCAGTCGCCACAATTTCGCCTTTCCCGCGCACGAACAGATGCCGTTGCCGATCGTGCACGCGCTGGCGCGGATCAAGCGCGCCGCCGCGACGGTCAATCGCGCCCACGGCCTCGACGCCGGGATTTCCGACGCGATCGTCGCGGCGGCGGACAAGGTGATCGCGGGCGACCATGACGACCAATTCCCGCTCGCCATCTGGCAGACGGGCAGCGGCACGCAGTCGAACATGAACGCCAATGAGGTGATCGCGGGGCTGGCCAATGAAGTGCTGGCGGGGCGGCGCGGCGGCAAGTCGCCCGTCCACCCCAACGACCATGTCAACATGGGCCAGTCGTCGAACGACAGCTTCCCGACCGCGATCCATGTCGCGGTGGCGATCGAGACCACGAAGCGGTTGCTCCCCGCACTGGCGACGCTGACCGATGCGTTGACCGCCAAGGTCGAGGCGTGGGCCGACATCGTCAAGATCGGCCGCACCCATTTGCAAGACGCGACCCCGCTGACTTTGGGGCAGGAGTTTTCGAGCTATGTCGCGCAGCTGATCGCCTGCCGCGCGCGGATCGAGGGCGCGCTGGTGCATAATATCAACAAGCTCGCGCAGGGCGGCACCGCGGTCGGCACCGGGCTCAACGCGCCTGCGGGTTTCGATGTCGCGATCGCCGCCGAACTGGCGCGGGGCACCGGCATCGCCTTCGAACCCGCGCGCAACAAGTTCGAGGCGCTGGCATCGAACGACGGGCTCGTCTTCTTCTCGGGCGCATTGAACACACTCGCCGTCGCGCTGACCAAGATCGCCAACGACATCCGCCTGCTCGGCTCGGGCCCGCGCGCCGGGCTTGGCGAACTCGACCTGCCCGCGAACGAACCCGGCAGCTCGATCATGCCGGGCAAGGTCAACCCGACCCAGTGCGAGATGCTGACGATGGTCGCGGCGCAGGTCGTCGGCAACCATCAGGCCGTCACGGTTGGCGGGCTACAGGGGCATCTGGAACTCAACGTCTTCAAGCCGCTGATCGGATCGAACGTGCTGCGCTCGATCGACCTGCTCGCGATCGGCATGGCGGGTTTCACCGAGCATTGCGTGATCGGGCTCGAACCCAATCGCGGCCGCATCGATGAATTGATGAATCGCTCGCTGATGCTCGTCACCGCGCTGGCGCCCGAAATCGGTTACGACAAGGCGGCGAAGATCGCGAAACATGCGCATGAGACGGGGTCGACGCTGCGCGAGGCCGCGCTCGATCTGGGCTATGTCGATGCCGACACCTTCGACCGCGTCGTCGACCCACGCACGATGCTGGGTGCGGAACCGACCCGGCCCTCCGGGGATTGA
- a CDS encoding SspB family protein, whose translation MTEDVRDSLIPYDEIVQDALRAVVGRVLRQIEGYDSLPGEHHFYITFKTQASGVDIPAHLIAKFPDEMTIVLQNRFWDLTVEEDLFSVGLSFNQTPSILTIPYAAITAFVDPSVDFGLQFQVSDDGVEPEPHDEADNDRPDVTSEDGTNVVTVDFGKKR comes from the coding sequence ATGACTGAAGACGTTCGCGACAGCCTGATTCCCTATGACGAGATCGTGCAGGACGCCCTGCGCGCGGTGGTCGGCCGCGTGCTGCGCCAGATCGAAGGCTATGACAGCCTGCCCGGCGAGCATCATTTCTATATCACCTTCAAGACGCAGGCGTCGGGAGTCGACATCCCCGCGCATCTGATCGCCAAATTCCCCGACGAAATGACGATCGTGCTGCAGAACCGGTTCTGGGACCTGACGGTCGAGGAAGACCTGTTCAGCGTCGGCCTGTCGTTCAACCAGACCCCGTCGATCCTGACGATCCCCTATGCCGCGATCACCGCTTTCGTCGATCCGTCGGTCGATTTCGGGCTGCAGTTCCAGGTCAGCGACGATGGCGTCGAACCCGAACCGCATGACGAGGCCGACAATGATCGTCCTGACGTGACGAGTGAGGACGGGACGAACGTCGTCACCGTGGATTTCGGCAAGAAACGCTAG
- a CDS encoding SDR family NAD(P)-dependent oxidoreductase, whose protein sequence is MTDKIQGTALITGASTGLGAVYADRLAKRGHDLILVARNGVQLEKRATKLRTDYGVAVDVIAADLTKSDDVTRIEQRLIDDTGIALFVNNAGMSLNGGTLENGTSEIQTIIALNITAAARLAIAAGKAFAARGTGKIVNIASVLALAPETFEGVYSGSKAFLLNLSVSLANSVRERGVLVQAVLPGATRTEIWERSGKDIDTFPAEMVMDAGDLVDAALTGLDRGEEVTIPPLADEGQWDAYQAARLAMGPGLSRREVAGRYRTTQAA, encoded by the coding sequence ATGACCGACAAAATCCAGGGAACCGCCCTCATCACGGGCGCCTCGACCGGCCTTGGGGCCGTATATGCCGACCGCCTCGCCAAGCGCGGCCACGACCTGATCCTCGTCGCGCGCAACGGCGTGCAGCTGGAGAAGCGCGCGACGAAGCTGCGCACCGATTACGGCGTCGCGGTCGACGTGATCGCCGCCGACCTGACCAAAAGCGACGATGTGACGCGGATCGAGCAGCGGCTGATCGACGATACGGGCATCGCGCTGTTCGTGAACAATGCCGGCATGTCGCTGAACGGCGGAACGCTGGAAAACGGCACGAGCGAGATCCAGACGATCATCGCGCTGAATATCACTGCCGCGGCGCGGCTGGCGATCGCGGCGGGCAAGGCGTTCGCCGCGCGCGGCACGGGCAAGATCGTCAACATCGCCTCGGTGCTCGCGCTGGCGCCCGAGACGTTCGAAGGTGTCTACAGCGGGTCGAAGGCGTTCCTGCTCAACCTCAGCGTTTCGCTCGCGAACAGCGTCCGCGAACGCGGGGTGCTGGTGCAAGCAGTGCTGCCGGGCGCGACGCGCACCGAAATCTGGGAACGGTCGGGCAAGGATATCGATACGTTTCCGGCCGAGATGGTGATGGACGCCGGCGACCTGGTCGATGCGGCGCTGACCGGTCTCGATCGCGGCGAGGAAGTCACGATCCCGCCGCTCGCCGACGAAGGTCAGTGGGATGCCTATCAGGCGGCGCGGCTGGCGATGGGACCGGGGCTGTCGCGCCGCGAGGTGGCGGGGCGGTATCGGACCACGCAAGCGGCTTGA
- the hisH gene encoding imidazole glycerol phosphate synthase subunit HisH, whose translation MSAIALIDYGAGNLRSVHNALVAAGATDVAVTADPDVVAKADRMVLPGVGAFAACMNGLSAIPGLIDAMEQRVRGQGAPFLGICVGMQLLADAGEEHGTHQGLGWIGGTVRAFTPAPGLRIPHMGWNDVIPAGDHPVIAAGEAYYLHSYHFADATDVAATSDHGGLFTAAVAKDNIVGVQYHPEKSQAYGLATLERFLAWRP comes from the coding sequence ATGAGCGCCATCGCCCTGATCGACTATGGCGCGGGCAATCTTCGCTCGGTGCACAATGCGCTCGTCGCCGCGGGCGCGACCGACGTTGCCGTTACCGCCGATCCCGATGTCGTGGCGAAGGCCGACCGGATGGTGTTGCCCGGCGTGGGTGCGTTCGCCGCGTGCATGAACGGGCTTTCCGCGATCCCCGGGCTGATCGACGCGATGGAACAGCGCGTTCGCGGGCAGGGCGCGCCCTTTCTCGGCATCTGCGTCGGCATGCAATTGCTTGCCGATGCGGGCGAGGAGCATGGCACGCATCAGGGCCTCGGCTGGATCGGCGGCACGGTACGCGCCTTCACCCCCGCTCCCGGGCTGCGCATCCCGCATATGGGCTGGAACGATGTCATCCCGGCGGGCGATCATCCGGTGATCGCGGCGGGCGAGGCCTATTATCTCCACTCCTATCATTTCGCCGACGCGACCGACGTCGCGGCGACGAGCGACCATGGCGGGCTATTCACCGCGGCGGTCGCGAAGGACAATATCGTCGGCGTCCAATATCACCCCGAAAAAAGCCAGGCCTATGGCCTCGCAACGCTCGAAAGATTTCTCGCATGGCGGCCCTGA
- the hisA gene encoding 1-(5-phosphoribosyl)-5-[(5-phosphoribosylamino)methylideneamino]imidazole-4-carboxamide isomerase, giving the protein MAALTIFPAIDLKRGQVVRLAEGDMARATVYGDDPAAQARLFAAAGASHLHVVDLDGAFAGTSVNGAAVESIVAAFPGKVQVGGGIRDRAGVDRWLALGVERVIIGTAALKDPEFVKSAARDLPRRIVVGVDARDGMVATEGWADVSDVRVEDLARRFEDAGVAALLFTDVGRDGLLKGCNVEATVALAKAVDIPVIASGGVADIHDIHALRPHVADGIEGVITGRALYDGRLDLAEAIAVGNSPPAGGRG; this is encoded by the coding sequence ATGGCGGCCCTGACCATCTTCCCCGCGATCGACCTCAAGCGCGGGCAGGTGGTGCGGCTTGCCGAGGGCGATATGGCGCGCGCGACCGTCTATGGCGACGATCCGGCGGCGCAGGCGCGCCTCTTCGCCGCTGCGGGCGCGAGCCATCTGCATGTCGTCGACCTCGACGGCGCCTTCGCTGGGACAAGCGTCAATGGCGCGGCGGTCGAGAGCATCGTCGCGGCCTTCCCCGGCAAGGTGCAGGTCGGCGGCGGTATCCGCGACCGCGCCGGCGTCGATCGCTGGCTGGCGCTCGGCGTCGAACGCGTGATCATCGGCACCGCCGCGCTCAAGGACCCCGAATTCGTCAAATCGGCCGCCCGCGACCTTCCCCGCCGGATCGTCGTCGGGGTCGATGCGCGTGACGGCATGGTCGCGACCGAGGGCTGGGCCGATGTCTCTGACGTGCGTGTCGAGGACCTCGCGCGCCGCTTCGAGGATGCCGGCGTCGCCGCGCTGCTGTTCACCGACGTCGGCCGCGACGGCCTGCTCAAGGGCTGCAATGTCGAGGCGACGGTCGCGCTGGCCAAGGCGGTCGACATTCCGGTGATCGCGAGCGGCGGGGTCGCCGACATCCACGACATCCATGCGCTGCGCCCGCATGTTGCCGACGGCATCGAAGGCGTGATCACCGGGCGCGCGCTATACGACGGGCGGCTCGACCTTGCCGAAGCGATCGCGGTGGGCAATTCCCCTCCCGCTGGCGGGAGGGGCTAG
- a CDS encoding TonB-dependent receptor produces the protein MKLGKAFAAGTMAAMGIGGWAVPSAFAQDTSETVDTSDARDGDIIVMARKREERLQDVPLAITALSGESLTNQSIQSFRDLQEQTPSLSINPVSADRNSTAISLRGQTQTDALLTTDPAVGIYLDGVNIAKTISTEMSNLIDVDRVEILKGPQGTLFGRNTTGGAINIFYKQPTDHFEGKIVLRTDEYRRRGASAIVNVPLASTLALRVVGQYDRRDGYGRNRVDGKYIGGDLNGGNLRAALRWDVSDAIDLTVRGDYNKASTSTLAWHIAGVRPTSALLTNAIAQGGSLADILAQNADYRDVNHGGESISRIEAWGTSATLNIRLNDSIDFKSISAYRELDRLTQHDLDATTFNLILVRQPTRQKVFTQESQISGVSLDDRLNWIFGAFYSRETGTDGTRTINYNTTTNVDGRTVNVTDGSVENSSIAGFAQATFKLTDALSLTGGLRYTKDTKALDSRNRVDRPLGTFLRCNLPTAIVGTVTTEAGCIANLKQSYSDWSYMATLDYKPRDGLLFYARTARGYKAGGFNLRGGADPLTFQPFDPETVTDYELGLKSDWFDRRLRLNLAGYISKYDGIQRTVVVGSSLPPPSPPTLTVVRNAAKGTIKGFEAEATAVPLDGLTLRGALGYVHARYDDYVSNGVDRSFERFPYLPAWNWSLSAAYEHEMPGGPLRAQIDYAYKGTHDGAPSSLTDPLTKSWTTIQGYGLLNLRISKTFEKPSMNVALFVKNLTDKRYGTTVLDFSGSLGYVLTAPGDPRIIGAEVSFDF, from the coding sequence ATGAAGCTCGGCAAGGCGTTCGCCGCTGGCACGATGGCGGCCATGGGTATCGGCGGATGGGCTGTCCCGTCCGCCTTCGCGCAGGACACGAGCGAGACGGTCGACACGTCGGACGCGCGCGACGGCGATATCATCGTCATGGCGCGCAAGCGCGAAGAACGACTTCAGGACGTCCCGCTCGCGATCACCGCGCTGTCGGGTGAATCGCTGACCAACCAGTCGATCCAGAGCTTCCGCGACTTGCAGGAACAGACGCCGTCGCTGTCGATCAACCCGGTTTCGGCGGACCGCAACTCGACCGCCATCTCGCTGCGCGGCCAGACGCAGACCGACGCGCTGCTCACCACCGACCCCGCGGTCGGAATCTATCTCGACGGCGTCAATATCGCCAAGACGATCTCGACCGAAATGTCGAACCTGATCGACGTCGATCGCGTCGAGATATTGAAAGGGCCGCAGGGCACGCTGTTCGGCCGCAACACCACCGGCGGCGCGATCAACATCTTCTACAAACAACCGACCGACCATTTCGAAGGCAAGATCGTCCTGCGCACCGACGAATATCGGCGTCGCGGCGCGTCGGCGATTGTCAACGTGCCGCTCGCGAGCACGCTGGCGCTGCGCGTCGTCGGTCAATATGACAGGCGCGACGGCTATGGCCGCAACCGCGTCGACGGCAAATATATCGGCGGCGACCTCAACGGCGGCAACCTGCGCGCGGCGCTGCGCTGGGACGTCAGCGACGCCATCGACCTGACGGTCCGCGGCGATTACAACAAGGCCAGCACCTCGACCCTCGCCTGGCATATCGCCGGGGTGCGGCCGACGTCGGCGTTGCTGACCAACGCGATCGCCCAGGGCGGCAGCCTCGCCGACATCCTCGCGCAGAACGCCGACTATCGCGACGTCAACCATGGCGGCGAAAGCATCAGCCGGATCGAGGCATGGGGCACCTCCGCCACGCTCAATATCCGCCTGAACGACAGCATCGATTTCAAATCGATCAGCGCCTATCGCGAACTCGACCGGCTGACGCAGCACGATCTCGATGCGACGACCTTCAACCTCATTCTCGTTCGCCAGCCGACACGGCAAAAGGTCTTTACGCAGGAATCGCAGATTTCCGGCGTGTCGCTCGACGACCGGCTGAACTGGATCTTCGGCGCCTTCTATTCGCGCGAAACGGGCACCGACGGCACGCGCACGATCAACTATAACACGACCACCAACGTCGACGGCCGGACGGTCAATGTCACCGATGGTTCGGTCGAGAATTCGAGCATCGCGGGTTTTGCGCAGGCGACCTTCAAGCTCACCGACGCGCTCAGCCTGACCGGGGGGCTGCGCTATACCAAGGACACCAAGGCGCTCGATTCGCGCAACCGGGTCGACCGGCCGCTGGGCACCTTCCTGCGCTGCAACCTGCCCACCGCGATCGTCGGCACCGTGACGACCGAGGCCGGCTGCATCGCCAATCTGAAGCAAAGCTATTCCGACTGGTCCTATATGGCTACGCTCGATTACAAGCCGCGCGACGGGCTGCTTTTCTATGCCCGCACCGCACGCGGCTACAAGGCGGGGGGCTTCAACCTGCGCGGCGGCGCCGATCCGCTGACCTTCCAGCCCTTCGATCCCGAAACGGTCACCGACTATGAACTGGGCCTCAAGTCCGACTGGTTCGACCGCCGCCTGCGCCTCAACCTTGCGGGTTATATCTCGAAATATGACGGGATCCAGCGCACCGTGGTCGTCGGCAGCTCGCTGCCGCCGCCGAGCCCGCCGACGCTGACCGTCGTGCGCAACGCCGCGAAGGGGACCATCAAGGGTTTCGAGGCGGAGGCGACCGCGGTGCCGCTCGACGGACTTACGCTGCGCGGCGCGCTCGGCTATGTCCACGCCCGCTATGACGATTATGTCAGCAACGGCGTGGATCGTTCGTTCGAACGCTTCCCCTATCTGCCGGCGTGGAACTGGTCGTTGTCGGCGGCTTATGAGCACGAGATGCCGGGCGGGCCGCTGCGCGCGCAGATCGATTATGCCTATAAGGGCACGCATGACGGCGCGCCGAGCAGCCTGACCGATCCGTTGACCAAGAGCTGGACGACGATTCAGGGCTATGGTCTGCTCAACCTCCGTATTTCCAAGACCTTCGAAAAGCCGTCGATGAATGTGGCGCTGTTCGTGAAGAACCTGACCGACAAGCGCTATGGCACCACGGTTCTCGATTTCTCGGGCAGCCTTGGTTATGTGCTCACCGCGCCGGGCGATCCGCGGATCATCGGCGCCGAAGTCAGCTTCGACTTCTGA
- a CDS encoding beta-ketoacyl-ACP synthase III, whose translation MSHAPQPVLSSTGLFTPAEAISNEELVASFNQYVALHNRENAQAIAKGDVAELTESSVEFIEKASGIGSRFVVDKAGILDPAHMAPRLDNRSNDQISLLAEIGVAAAKDALMRAGRDAGDVDAVLCAASNMQRPYPAMAVEIQDALGIDGFGFDMNVACSSATFGIQTAADYIRAGHAKSVLVVNPEICSGHLNWRDRDSHFIFGDVATAILVEDKDIAPTGHWDILGTKLKTQFSNNIRNNFGFLNRGHGGIDQDGPKSDKLFVQEGRKVFKEVVPWVANLIVEQMELLGLEGADMRRLWLHQANTNMNRLIAQRVLGHEASEDESPTVLDTYGNTSSAGSIIAFHLNHEDMAAGDTGLICSFGAGYSAGTVFVRKT comes from the coding sequence ATGTCGCACGCACCGCAGCCGGTACTTTCCTCGACCGGCCTTTTTACCCCCGCCGAAGCCATCTCCAACGAAGAACTTGTCGCCAGTTTTAACCAGTATGTTGCACTGCACAATAGGGAAAATGCACAGGCCATCGCAAAGGGCGATGTGGCGGAACTGACCGAATCGAGCGTCGAGTTCATCGAGAAAGCGAGCGGTATCGGGTCGCGCTTCGTCGTCGACAAGGCCGGCATCCTCGACCCCGCACATATGGCGCCGCGCCTCGACAACCGCAGCAATGACCAGATTTCGCTGCTCGCCGAAATCGGCGTCGCGGCGGCGAAAGACGCGCTGATGCGCGCCGGACGCGACGCGGGGGACGTCGATGCGGTGCTGTGCGCGGCGTCGAACATGCAGCGCCCCTATCCGGCGATGGCGGTCGAGATCCAGGACGCGCTCGGTATCGACGGCTTCGGCTTCGACATGAATGTCGCCTGCTCGTCGGCGACCTTCGGCATCCAGACCGCCGCCGACTATATCCGCGCCGGCCACGCGAAGAGCGTGCTCGTCGTGAACCCCGAAATCTGTTCGGGCCATCTCAACTGGCGCGACCGCGACAGCCACTTCATCTTCGGCGACGTCGCGACCGCGATCCTCGTCGAGGACAAGGACATCGCCCCGACGGGCCATTGGGACATCCTCGGCACCAAGCTCAAAACGCAATTCTCGAACAACATCCGCAACAATTTCGGGTTCCTCAATCGCGGCCACGGCGGCATCGATCAGGACGGCCCGAAGAGCGACAAGCTGTTCGTCCAGGAAGGCCGCAAGGTGTTCAAGGAGGTCGTGCCCTGGGTCGCGAACCTGATCGTCGAGCAGATGGAACTGCTGGGACTTGAGGGCGCCGACATGCGCCGGCTGTGGCTGCACCAGGCGAACACCAATATGAACCGGCTGATCGCGCAGCGCGTGCTGGGGCATGAGGCGAGCGAGGACGAGAGCCCGACGGTGCTCGACACCTATGGCAACACGTCGAGCGCGGGATCGATCATCGCCTTTCACCTGAACCATGAGGATATGGCGGCGGGAGATACCGGGCTGATCTGTTCGTTCGGCGCGGGGTATAGCGCAGGGACTGTATTCGTTCGGAAGACATAG
- a CDS encoding DUF2585 domain-containing protein, with the protein MILGVSRKGWLVAAGLIAVFTTILFAMGRPPICPCGTISLWHGTVQSNQNSQQISDWYSFSHIIHGFIFYGLGRWLLPRQPLWALLALAIGIEAAWEILENSPIIIDRYREVTMAFGYSGDSILNSVSDALFMIAGFLAASRMRWWVTVAIAIVFELFTLWTIRDNLTLNVLMLVSPVEAIKEWQAGG; encoded by the coding sequence ATGATCCTGGGGGTTTCACGAAAAGGCTGGCTGGTCGCCGCGGGGCTGATCGCGGTGTTCACTACGATCCTGTTCGCGATGGGGCGCCCGCCGATCTGCCCGTGCGGGACGATCAGCCTGTGGCACGGCACCGTCCAGTCGAACCAGAACAGCCAGCAGATTTCGGACTGGTACAGCTTCAGCCACATCATCCACGGCTTCATCTTCTATGGCCTCGGCCGCTGGCTGCTGCCACGCCAGCCCTTGTGGGCCCTGCTGGCGCTCGCGATCGGGATCGAGGCGGCGTGGGAAATATTGGAAAACTCGCCGATCATCATCGACCGCTATCGCGAGGTGACGATGGCGTTCGGCTATTCGGGCGACTCGATCCTCAATTCGGTCAGCGACGCATTGTTCATGATCGCGGGATTCCTCGCGGCGAGCCGGATGCGGTGGTGGGTAACGGTCGCGATTGCCATCGTCTTCGAGCTGTTCACGCTGTGGACGATCCGCGACAATCTGACGCTCAACGTCCTCATGCTCGTCTCGCCGGTCGAGGCGATCAAGGAATGGCAGGCGGGCGGCTGA
- the hisF gene encoding imidazole glycerol phosphate synthase subunit HisF, with translation MTVRVRVIPCLDVADGRVVKGVNFVDLRDAGDPVEAARAYDAAGADELCFLDIGASHQGRGTLLDMVSRTAEVCFMPLTVGGGVRSADDARALLLAGADKVAVNSAAVARPELVADIADRFGSQCAVGSIDARRVADGRWEIFTHGGRTPTGVDALEHAVRLATLGAGELLVTSMDRDGTRDGYDLALTRAIADAVSVPVIASGGVGNLDHLVAGVVEGGASAVLAASIFHFGEATIADAHARLAAAGLPVRVH, from the coding sequence ATGACCGTCCGCGTCCGCGTCATCCCGTGCCTCGACGTCGCCGACGGGCGTGTCGTCAAGGGCGTTAATTTCGTCGACCTGCGCGATGCCGGCGATCCGGTCGAAGCGGCGCGCGCCTATGATGCTGCGGGCGCCGACGAACTCTGCTTTCTCGACATCGGCGCGAGCCATCAGGGGCGGGGTACCTTGCTCGACATGGTCAGCCGCACCGCCGAAGTCTGCTTCATGCCGCTGACGGTCGGCGGCGGGGTACGCAGCGCCGACGATGCGCGCGCGCTGTTGCTCGCGGGCGCCGACAAGGTCGCGGTGAACAGCGCCGCGGTCGCGCGGCCCGAACTCGTCGCCGATATCGCCGACCGCTTCGGCAGCCAGTGCGCGGTCGGCAGCATTGACGCGCGCCGAGTCGCAGATGGCCGCTGGGAAATCTTCACCCATGGCGGGCGCACGCCGACCGGGGTCGATGCGCTGGAGCATGCGGTGCGGCTCGCCACCCTCGGCGCGGGCGAATTGCTCGTGACCAGCATGGACCGCGACGGCACCAGGGACGGTTACGACCTCGCGCTCACCCGCGCGATCGCCGATGCAGTCAGCGTACCGGTGATCGCAAGCGGAGGCGTCGGCAATCTCGACCATCTGGTTGCCGGCGTGGTCGAGGGCGGCGCGAGCGCAGTGCTCGCCGCGAGCATCTTCCACTTCGGCGAAGCGACGATCGCCGACGCCCATGCGCGGCTCGCCGCAGCGGGACTGCCAGTGCGCGTGCATTAA
- the hisB gene encoding imidazoleglycerol-phosphate dehydratase HisB, whose amino-acid sequence MRTATVQRTTKETDIAIAVNLDGTGDYAVSTGIGFLDHMVEQLSRHSLIDISMQVKGDLHIDQHHTVEDSALALGEAVAQALGDKRGIARYGEAHAPMDETLTRCVLDISGRPHCVYKSSFSQPRLGEMDTEMFPHWFHSFAQAAGITLHIEMLYGENNHHIAESMYKALARALRQAVEIDPRKGDAIPSTKGVL is encoded by the coding sequence ATGCGAACCGCCACCGTCCAGCGCACGACCAAGGAAACCGACATCGCGATCGCCGTCAATCTCGACGGCACCGGCGATTATGCGGTGTCCACCGGCATCGGTTTCCTTGACCATATGGTCGAGCAATTGTCGCGCCACTCGCTGATCGACATCTCGATGCAGGTGAAGGGCGACCTCCACATCGATCAGCATCACACCGTCGAGGACAGCGCGCTCGCGCTCGGCGAAGCGGTGGCGCAGGCGCTCGGCGACAAGCGCGGTATCGCGCGCTACGGCGAAGCGCATGCGCCGATGGACGAGACGCTGACCCGCTGCGTCCTCGATATCTCGGGGCGTCCGCACTGCGTCTATAAATCGTCCTTTTCGCAGCCGCGCCTCGGCGAGATGGACACCGAGATGTTCCCGCACTGGTTCCACAGCTTCGCGCAGGCGGCGGGCATCACGCTGCACATCGAGATGCTGTACGGCGAGAACAACCATCATATCGCCGAAAGCATGTATAAGGCGCTGGCCCGTGCGCTGCGCCAGGCGGTCGAGATCGACCCGCGCAAGGGCGATGCGATTCCGTCGACCAAGGGGGTCCTCTAA
- a CDS encoding calcium:proton antiporter has translation MQSKLRIADRTNDIFPILGFVAAMASFAMPLNAWLVAFILMGAVVAAVHHAEVIAHRVGEPFGTLILALAVTVIEVGLILTLMQAEPEKAQTLARDTVFAAVMVILNLLMGLCLLSGAIRHHEQRFQRTGIGAALATLTVLTVVTLVLPNFTSSAPGSFYSPVQLGFVAAVSLILYATFALVQTVRHRDYFLPDGDADGDGEPDAHAAPPTVQRTAISGALLLASLVAVVLLAKNLSPVMGALLSDWGAPPAVLGVLIAALILAPEGLAAVRAAKADRLQTSLNLALGSALATIGLTIPAVAILSIMTDLPISLGLDAKSTVLLFLSLIVSVQTLANGRTTVLQGVIHLMLFAIYLFTTFVP, from the coding sequence ATGCAAAGCAAACTCCGCATCGCCGACCGTACCAACGACATTTTCCCGATCCTCGGCTTCGTCGCCGCGATGGCGAGTTTCGCGATGCCGCTGAACGCCTGGCTCGTCGCCTTCATCCTGATGGGCGCCGTCGTCGCGGCGGTCCATCATGCCGAGGTGATCGCACATCGCGTCGGCGAACCTTTCGGGACGCTGATCCTCGCACTCGCGGTGACGGTGATCGAGGTCGGCCTGATCCTGACCCTGATGCAGGCCGAACCCGAGAAGGCGCAGACACTGGCGCGCGACACGGTGTTCGCGGCGGTGATGGTGATCCTCAACCTGCTGATGGGGCTTTGCCTGCTAAGCGGGGCGATCCGCCACCATGAACAGCGGTTCCAGCGTACTGGTATCGGCGCCGCACTCGCGACGCTGACCGTGTTGACGGTCGTGACGCTGGTGCTGCCCAATTTCACGTCGAGCGCGCCGGGGTCCTTTTATTCCCCCGTCCAGCTCGGTTTCGTCGCGGCGGTTTCGCTGATCCTCTATGCGACCTTCGCGCTGGTGCAGACGGTTCGCCACCGCGACTATTTCCTTCCCGACGGCGATGCCGACGGGGACGGCGAACCTGATGCGCACGCCGCGCCCCCGACCGTCCAGCGCACCGCGATATCGGGCGCGCTGCTGCTCGCCAGCCTGGTCGCGGTCGTCCTGCTCGCCAAGAATTTGTCGCCGGTGATGGGCGCGCTGCTGTCCGACTGGGGCGCGCCGCCGGCGGTGCTCGGTGTGCTGATCGCGGCGCTGATTCTCGCGCCGGAAGGGCTTGCCGCAGTGCGTGCGGCCAAGGCCGATCGCTTGCAGACCAGCCTCAACCTCGCGCTGGGTTCGGCGCTGGCGACCATCGGCCTCACCATCCCCGCGGTCGCGATCCTGTCGATCATGACCGACCTGCCGATCAGCCTCGGCCTCGACGCCAAGTCGACCGTGCTGCTGTTCCTGTCGCTGATCGTGTCGGTGCAGACGCTGGCGAACGGACGGACGACGGTGCTGCAGGGGGTGATTCACCTGATGCTGTTTGCGATCTACCTGTTCACGACCTTCGTGCCTTAA